aaaataattcaacacggtaataatttaaatttataattcttaAATTCTCATttcaatttgtaattttttaaaatttttatttaccttATTTGACCCTGATTTGGGGTCAACTTTGGCCCCAAAGTGCGGTCAACAACACAAGAATTGCCATAATAGTCTTCCTTTCGTTTCCTTCAGTGGGGTCAATATATTCTATTAAGGCATTAATAAATTCATCACtgtagttgactaaatattagtACATCATTAATATGAAAATGATATAGCATGTTAATTATTCTTGCATTATCAATTGCAATACTGCTACGCTACTTTCACATTAGTGacacattaatatttaatcaacaaAATTAGATTATGAAACTTGAttataatgatttaaaaattcaaaagtgtaatttcacccccaaaaaaataattaggagGTAGTAGTAGTTCTTTTATGTAGAAATGCACTTTTTAGGTAATTAGGTGAAGCTAACAGGGTATCATTTCAAAATGCTTACAAAATCACAAGTTATGTAATTGCACTCAATAGAAATTTTCGGTTGCTTTTAAAATCCCAaacaaaaagatataaaaataaaaaataacctatATTTAACagtaattgaaataaaaataatatgaacaaAAGATTTTTTACCAATATTCCAATTATTAATGCTCTATTTTCGTTTACTCGAACACTTGAACattattctttttatctttATGAATTccctttcaaatttgaatcactGCAAAAATATTAGATCATGAATAAACAAAATAAGCAGAAGCataagcattaaaattttcaattcaataAACTGCTTCTTCATGGGTCATTTTATACTTAATTTATATGTTggtttttaattgaaaaaaattaaaaaaaatctaatcagCAATTCCATGATCACGTCTCAATAAGTTACCTACCATTAATGGCAGCATTAATTAATACATTTGCAATTGCTTACATAATATCTTTTAGATTCGCTTTGCAATCAATATTTGTGTTATCACAATGAATAgataagagaaaaagaaaaggaaaaaaagaagaagaagaagaagaagaagaagaagctatcTTTGTTATCAGACTTTTCCGTTCTGAGCATCGATGTTTCGAACCGGCCCCTTAAACCATTTCCTCGCATCGACGATCCACCACAACATTATCAGAGCCAAACACACACCCAAGGCAATGGGAGCATAGTTGAAGGTGTTGAACTTGAGAGGATAATACGTCGGCAATAAGAACACCGAGCAAGTGTAGCAGATCCACAAGAATGCCACTAAGCAGATCGGCCTTCGCGCTTTCCCCAGATAGAAGGGCCCCGGCTTGAAGTTCTTCTCCTTCATGACCATCCTCGCGAATATCGGAACCGCGTAGCCGCCAACCCACCCGATGGTGCAGATGGAAGTGATGGCGGTGAATACCACGTTGACTTTCAGAATAGGGAGGCCGAGGAGAATGCAAATGGCCGCGCAAAACCATACCGCGTTGGCGGGGACTTTATGTTTCGGGTGAATCTTCCGCCATGTGGATGAGAAGGGAATCCCATTATCCCTCGACAATGCATACACCTGCACCGTAAGATGTACTCATGTAAGTGTTCTGAATGCGATAAATTTCTGATGTCTTGAAAATCTGTAAGCTACTAACTAGTTTAAAGTGCTGCTAATCCCCTTGAATATATTCTGATTTGCACTTCGCCCAGTCGATAGTCGAAACCGAGAAATTTATTCAAGACATTAGGTTCTCGAATGAATTTAAGATCGTAAGCTTTATGCTTGTTCATGGCAAAAAGTAAAGAGAACGAAAAATTACTGTGACTGCGGCATTACAGCTAACAAACAACCTACCACTCTTGCCGCACTTGTGGTAATGGAAAGGCCGCCGAAGAAAAAGGAGCCCCAGATAACAAACAGCAATATAATGGCCCCAGCAGAGTTGTGGTATCTCCCGTGGAACGCATCGTACAGTATCTGCGCCGGTACAAATGCACCAGCAGTTTCATTGCTAGGGTCATACAGATAGCTAAAATTCTGCAAGACAGGTAAATAGCGTTGTTGTTACCAGATATCTACACATATAACCCTACAAAATTGTCTAAACATAAAAATCCTCAAAAACTTGATTCTTAAATATATGCTCTCATGCTTCCCTGTGAACCAGATGACTCACCGACTCGAGGGTATTATGTAAAAAGTGGCACATAAAAGGGGTATAcataaaatgtgaaattttacGGTGGTATGTATGTAAATAGCCATAGGGATATATACGTGGAATCCCCTGATTGTTAAATAACAACTATCTTACTGTTATCTCTGAAATAGTTGTTGTAAAACATACCtgaatgctaaaagtgagagCTAAGATGTATGCCCATCCAAATAAGGAAATGATTCCGATGCTAGAAAGAATAGCTATTGGGCCATTTTTATCTGCGCCTTTTGTCTCCTCTGTTAAATGTGCAGCGGCATCATAACCATATAAAGAATACTGACTAACAAGAACGGATAAAACGACTGCATATGCTTTGCTGCTTATTCCAGTTGATTCTGGAGCTGTTTGGAAATGTGTAAATACATATGAAGCGGGTTGTGTAGTTTTTGCCACTAAGGGAAGCATAATAACTATGACGACACCTCCAATTACCTGCATAAGATTAGAAACGCAGATTAACAAAATGATCCATTTATGGAAGTATAATTTGTACAAACCCTGTGTACGATTATGTGGAAAGATTAATTTATTGATTATGTAGTacaaatttgagaattaaaaggAACGACAGCACCAGCACTTGTATAAAATTTGGTACTCAGAAAACAATATGTTTACTGGATAAAATTTATTCAACTGCAATAGTTCCCtaaacgggaaaaaaaaaaaaaaagcacaaccTAGATTAATACAGCAAAAATGAAATTTCAGAATGCATTGCTCATTGTACTCAAAAAGGAGGTTAATGTTATGATTACCTGCCACCACATTGAGATTAAGTCGATGAAAGCAATAACTTCTAGTGCAAATGTATTAAGCACTGCCCAGATTATTGTAAGTCCTATGTACATAGCAAGAAATACCCCACGAGGAGCAAAGTAACCTCCACCTTTATTTGTGCCAGTACATAGCAAAATTATGCTCTGTAGAACTTGAGATCCCGCATAGGCCTGCGACCAAGAAAAGACAATATAAAGATAACACGAAAAAGCATGTAGGTTAACTCAAATGCAGCAAGAAGATGAATTGTAGAGAATTATTAGATGGGAGAAAAGTAATAAATGGTGAAAAATTTAGTAATAGTACGTGAATGCCCTACCGTTTAAAAAGAAATCATCATTACACCAAATTTCCCATCTTTGAATCTTCTATTGTAGCACTGAACAAGTTCTAGAGCAAAGATCAGTTCCCATCGATTTATCTGATCTAATGTTGAATCAAAACAGAAACAATTTCCCTACTAGAGTCAGGTAATGCCAGGAATATTCTGAAGTCGCAAGAACCAATTTTCTCATCTTTTTCCAAAGGGGTGGCTTGGGCTTTGTTTAACTCTTAACATCTTGGTCTACTCATTTACTGAAGTTCATATATTTATCCAAAGAAAGAGCAAAGTTTGAGcttacaacaaaagaaagaaggtATTATAACTTAACCAGTActatgaaataatttattaagcAATTTAAAACAAACAAGCTTCTGCTTCTCTAGAGAACTAGTGTGATAATTTCAAAAATCGTCTTAGATTATGCTTACGCTTAATGAAATATTGCACATTCAGAAACTTAGAGAGAagtaagaatattttgataCCTGAGTTCCTATGCCAGCAATAAGGCCTATAGTCTCCAGCCAAGCACAACACCAAGATGCAAACGGGCCCCACACCGGTCCAGCTAAATGAGCAGCCCAGAAATACAGAGAACCAGTAGTCTGTTGAAGGTaagttatatttaaaaaaaaaaattgtcaggaAAGATAGGTTTAAATGCAAGAAATAGAAGGCAATGCCATCAGAAGTAAGTGCTAGTTTATTAAACAGTATTCATGCTGCAAATAAAATCTTTTTAGCAAGAAGCCGACAACAGTATTATCATAAACAACACTCAAAAGAGTGAGCAGCATTCAAGACGAAAACCTGCAGCTACACTTCCTGCGATTATAGTATTAAAGGTTATAATAATACTTGATCAGGACATCCAATGGCAAAGAAAagcaaataattataatttttttgcattGCATAATTATCCCGTTAaagataaaatatgatataaaattttttcttttacagaCGGCAAATTCTCACAGTTGACAAAATCGCCACAACAACTGGGCAAAATCTTTCCAACCACCCAACATTGTACTCATCCTAGTTGACTAATCATGAAGTGGAGCCCAAGTGCTTTatatgttaataaataaatcaatcacCATGAACATAGGGGTAGTTGGTTGATATAGAACAACTAAGCAATTGAGAGGACCTTCAATAAAAGGACCTTCAATAAAAGGATGAGATATGATGAACTAAGCAAGTTCTTTTGCTACAATAGAACTGCACGTAAAAGAATCATAACTATTGTTAACCTAAGCAAATAACACAACAAAATATTTGTTATGCTCTGTAGTGAAGTGCATGTTAATGAGGCAGTAGTTGCACATACCAGAAGCAGAGAACATGGTGACAAAGCCaaaaatagaaaggaaaaaattgCACGCAAATGATTTCCACATATTAATTCAGCTTGACCATTTCCAAAAGCTTTTccattttatttagtttgtttgCAAAATGGGAATCTCAGATGCCATCACATTTACTTGTTCAAAAAGTGGAGGAAATCTGTTTAAATTCTCTCCACACCAACTCTTGGCAatctaaataaagaaaataataatattttttacatttctCAAAGACAAAAAAAGGGGAAACTGCATCACTAGTCCCGCAAACTTGCAGGCAAATTTCACTGTGGTCCTCAAACCTGTAAGTTGGAAATTCCATACCCCAAACTTTTGAACCATATTTCATTTTAGTCCTTATCCTCATTtatagttacaaaaaaaaaaaattattgtcctGCACTGGTGCATCCATCTATTCATACACCATGCAACTCCAGCTACTCATACTCCATACTGTCTCATGCTTGAGTTGCAAGCTTTTCTCTGCTTGAAAATTGAATCATTTGATAAATTATCGCAGGAGATGATTTTTATGGCTGGTGCAGTAAATGCTTCTCTAAGCCAAAGACTAAATTTAAGTACTATTAAAAGTGAGAAGCAAACTGTAACTTGAATAAAAGTTTTTAGGAACTAGTAAtgcaattaatatataaaaaaatgcataaataactaaaatatacTCGCACACAATACTATTTCAATTGAATCAATGAACTTGCCAAAAGAAATCCAATTTTGAGCAACTTTTTCACCATTTTTTTGAGCAAATTTTGCATGCAACTAAAAGATCAAAAACATGTTAAGTATACATCTATCTACACACATACACGAagtaatcaaagagttaaaGAGGTTCTGAGAACTAACAGGGAAAGAGGAGCAAATCTCGGCCATGGCGATGCCGACGAACCAAGTGAAGAAGGAGACGACGACCCACCCCCACACCAGCGGCGCAGGCCCCGCGTACACCAAGCTCGAACCGTACAGCGGCGTGATCCCCGTGAACAGCGTCATCGTCGAGAACGAGATCGCCAGGGTCTTAAACAGAGTCTACTCGGAATCatccaaatccaaaatcaaaacccCCAAACACGCGTCGTAAAAAACTCTAAAATTAGATCGAAATCGAAAGGGGAGGGGGCGGTGGTGTAGTAGCGCATACCATTTCTCTCCGGAGCTCCTGCTTGTAGCCGAGCTCGTTGAGCCGCTTCTCCCCCGAGTCCACCTCCATCTCCTCCATGGCGATGGCTCGATcggtcgatcgatcgatcgaaaccctagagagagagagtgcgagagagagggagggagatggGGATTTGAACTCCGTGTAtacgaaagagagagagagaggcggcgAATTCTGCGTGTTTGCTTAGTTTGTtataaactctatatatatatactctgtTTTGCTCCACTTCGAAAGAGTCTCTCCCCCCATGTGTGGAATTTTCGTTGGGGAAAAATTGCGCTTTATTTCC
This DNA window, taken from Ananas comosus cultivar F153 linkage group 21, ASM154086v1, whole genome shotgun sequence, encodes the following:
- the LOC109726260 gene encoding amino-acid permease BAT1 homolog, which encodes MEEMEVDSGEKRLNELGYKQELRREMTLFKTLAISFSTMTLFTGITPLYGSSLVYAGPAPLVWGWVVVSFFTWFVGIAMAEICSSFPTTGSLYFWAAHLAGPVWGPFASWCCAWLETIGLIAGIGTQAYAGSQVLQSIILLCTGTNKGGGYFAPRGVFLAMYIGLTIIWAVLNTFALEVIAFIDLISMWWQVIGGVVIVIMLPLVAKTTQPASYVFTHFQTAPESTGISSKAYAVVLSVLVSQYSLYGYDAAAHLTEETKGADKNGPIAILSSIGIISLFGWAYILALTFSIQNFSYLYDPSNETAGAFVPAQILYDAFHGRYHNSAGAIILLFVIWGSFFFGGLSITTSAARVVYALSRDNGIPFSSTWRKIHPKHKVPANAVWFCAAICILLGLPILKVNVVFTAITSICTIGWVGGYAVPIFARMVMKEKNFKPGPFYLGKARRPICLVAFLWICYTCSVFLLPTYYPLKFNTFNYAPIALGVCLALIMLWWIVDARKWFKGPVRNIDAQNGKV